A window from Montipora capricornis isolate CH-2021 chromosome 7, ASM3666992v2, whole genome shotgun sequence encodes these proteins:
- the LOC138055263 gene encoding uncharacterized protein, whose amino-acid sequence MTTFLREKYNVTGDGHTPKASGKFTLDGDVPSFVSRFLEHRSDLRKERTGKNGFTSHETKAYTFDSYHKEERITPACRVDLNSLEKLLTTFLKEEQSGVVNFTEDDVVLCLYLFERRTVLSILGLQLDLLDGIEEMPPEHYNHRTLNEWIERSLEENFEDLDSVDKNVPTPQLLSSIGFDQSSETVKSIIERLSAASTQQHIEACEWAKIFIADEFKYNPLLSPSSERFPFKSSKTNEWFCLDENEAKEKKFSYDISLVKIMNVETKEWLSKSAEENLLKDNDEDHIFLFHGTDHQSAKNILSVRGIYLNAGRHQRDFSHGKGFYLSKNFDDALNWANCTTAKPAILTFKVNRRFLDSAQKLDLFDDEKRWNEIVSAFRSGRRTAKTRKSLHSYDLIEGPMATVRRFESADEELVVEQKPSSYQMCLISSEFAERFQQTLHCVLFLDKNNLDKRHETVSSI is encoded by the exons ATGACAACATTTCTGCGAGAAAAG TATAATGTAACGGGAGACGGACACACTCCTAAAGCCAGTGGCAAATTTACACTCGATGGTGACGTTCCATCTTTCGTTTCAAGATTTCTTGAGCACAGGTCAGACTTGAGAAAAGAAAGAACGGGAAAAAACGGTTTCACTAGTCACGAGACGAAGGCTTACACTTTTGATTCTTATCACAAGGAAGAACGCATCACACCAGCGTGCCGCGTTGATTTAAACAGTTTAGAAAAACTTCTAACTACGTTTCTTAAAGAGGAACAGAGTGGAGTCGTTAACTTTACTGAAGACGATGTCGTTCTGTGTCTTTACCTCTTTGAGCGACGGACCGTTCTCTCGATTCTTGGACTCCAACTCGATTTACTTGACGGCATTGAAGAAATGCCTCCAGAACACTACAACCATCGAACGCTCAACGAATGGATCGAAAGGTCATTGGAAGAAAACTTTGAAGATCTCGATTCCGTCGATAAAAACGTTCCCACGCCACAACTGCTTTCTTCAATCGGGTTTGATCAGTCAAGCGAAACCGTTAAAAGCATCATAGAGCGTTTGTCTGCGGCAAGCACGCAACAACATATTGAAGCATGCGAATGGGCAAAGATTTTTATCGCAGATGAATTTAAGTACAACCCTCTTCTTTCTCCGTCATCCGAAAGATTTCCTTTTAAAAGCAGTAAAACTAATGAATGGTTTTGTCTGGATGAAAACgaagccaaagaaaaaaaattttcttacGACATCAGTCTCGTCAAAATTATGAACGTGGAGACAAAGGAATGGCTGTCGAAAAGCGCTGAGGAGAATTTGCTCAAAGACAACGACGAAGACCAcatatttctttttcatggcaCAGATCACCAAAGCGCAAAGAACATTTTGTCGGTAAGAGGGATATATTTAAATGCTGGACGACACCAGCGTGACTTTAGCCATGGGAAGGGATTTTACCTTTCCAAGAATTTTGACGATGCATTAAATTGGGCGAATTGCACAACAGCAAAGCCCGCAATACTTACATTCAAAGTAAATCGCCGTTTCTTGGATTCCGCTCAAAAGCTAGATTTGTTTGACGACGAAAAGCGATGGAACGAAATAGTGTCTGCTTTTAGGTCGGGAAGGCGAACGGCAAAAACTCGAAAGAGTTTACATTCGTACGACTTAATTGAAGGACCAATGGCGACAGTGAGAAGATTTGAAAGCGCGGACGAGGAGTTGGTCGTTGAACAAAAACCGTCGTCGTACCAAATGTGTCTGATTTCAAGTGAGTTTGCAGAAAGGTTTCAGCAAACTCTACATTGCGTGTTatttttggacaaaaataaTTTGGATAAGAGGCATGAAACTGTTTCTTCGATATGA